A genomic window from Nocardioides jiangxiensis includes:
- a CDS encoding RecB family exonuclease produces MSSPADVHSTPVDGVEVIGALSPSRAGDFMTCPLLYRYRSIDKLPEAPSPAAVRGTVVHKVLEDLFDLEATERTPERAQEMVVPSWEALLAAEPGLEAMFGDDGPEVGAWLAECRRSLEKYFTLEDPTRLQPSERELYVETVLDSRLLIRGFIDRVEEAPDGRVRISDYKTGRSPGELFEAKALFQMKFYALVWWKTRGVVPAMLQLIYLGNGETVSYAPDEADLRALERKVDAVFDAIRKAELTGDWRPRKSRLCDWCSFQEHCPEFGGEILPLPMVREALAAAGDLGTDLTDD; encoded by the coding sequence ATGAGCTCGCCCGCGGACGTCCACTCCACCCCCGTCGACGGGGTGGAGGTCATCGGTGCGCTCTCCCCGAGCCGCGCCGGCGACTTCATGACCTGTCCCCTGCTCTATCGCTACCGGTCGATCGACAAGCTGCCCGAGGCGCCGTCTCCCGCGGCGGTGCGCGGCACGGTGGTGCACAAGGTCCTCGAGGACCTCTTCGACCTCGAGGCCACGGAGCGGACGCCGGAGCGTGCCCAGGAGATGGTGGTGCCGTCGTGGGAGGCGCTCCTCGCGGCCGAGCCGGGGCTGGAGGCGATGTTCGGAGACGACGGCCCGGAGGTCGGCGCCTGGCTCGCCGAGTGCCGGCGCTCACTGGAGAAGTACTTCACCCTCGAGGACCCCACGCGCCTGCAACCCTCCGAGCGCGAGCTCTACGTCGAGACCGTGCTCGACTCGAGGCTGCTGATCCGTGGCTTCATCGACCGCGTCGAGGAGGCGCCCGACGGCCGGGTGCGGATCAGTGACTACAAGACCGGCCGCAGCCCCGGGGAGCTTTTCGAGGCCAAGGCGCTCTTCCAGATGAAGTTCTACGCCCTCGTCTGGTGGAAGACGCGTGGCGTGGTCCCGGCGATGCTGCAGCTGATCTACCTGGGCAACGGGGAGACGGTGAGCTACGCCCCCGACGAGGCCGATCTGCGGGCGCTCGAGCGGAAGGTCGACGCCGTCTTCGACGCCATCCGCAAGGCCGAGCTGACCGGCGACTGGCGGCCCCGCAAGTCACGCCTGTGCGACTGGTGCTCCTTCCAGGAGCACTGCCCGGAGTTCGGCGGCGAGATCCTCCCGCTGCCGATGGTGCGCGAGGCGCTCGCGGCTGCGGGCGACCTGGGCACCGACCTGACCGACGACTGA
- a CDS encoding HAD family hydrolase, which produces MKHAAVLWDMDGTLVDTEPYWMEAEFDLAERYGGHWTHEHGLALVGNDLLESGRYILRHMFDPGSPGSRLTPEEVVELLLDGVVARVEHAVPWRPGARALLAELLAAGVPCALVTMSYQRFVDPILAELPDGAFAEIVTGDRVSQGKPHPEPYLKAAAGLGLAPETCLAIEDSNTGATSAEAAGCTVLVVECHVPVAPGERRVFRDSLEGLTPADLLTLAP; this is translated from the coding sequence GTGAAGCACGCGGCGGTCCTCTGGGACATGGACGGCACCCTGGTCGACACCGAGCCCTACTGGATGGAGGCCGAGTTCGACCTCGCCGAGCGGTACGGCGGCCACTGGACGCACGAGCACGGCCTCGCGCTGGTCGGCAACGACCTGCTCGAGTCGGGCCGCTACATCCTGCGGCACATGTTCGACCCCGGGTCGCCCGGTTCGCGGCTCACGCCCGAGGAGGTCGTGGAGCTGCTGCTCGACGGCGTCGTCGCCCGGGTCGAGCACGCGGTGCCCTGGCGTCCCGGCGCCCGCGCCCTGCTGGCCGAGCTCCTCGCCGCGGGCGTGCCGTGCGCCCTGGTGACCATGAGCTACCAGCGCTTCGTCGACCCCATCCTCGCCGAGCTGCCGGACGGGGCGTTCGCCGAGATCGTCACCGGCGACCGGGTCAGCCAGGGAAAGCCGCACCCGGAGCCGTACCTGAAGGCCGCCGCCGGACTCGGCCTCGCGCCGGAGACGTGCCTCGCGATCGAGGACTCCAACACCGGTGCGACCTCCGCAGAGGCGGCCGGCTGCACCGTGCTGGTCGTCGAGTGCCACGTGCCGGTCGCGCCGGGGGAGCGGCGGGTCTTCCGCGACTCGCTGGAGGGCCTGACCCCTGCGGACCTGCTCACGCTCGCGCCCTGA